In Mytilus edulis chromosome 3, xbMytEdul2.2, whole genome shotgun sequence, the genomic window TAACCTCTATTATCACTGACTATATAAAGTGCCCTAGACCTGTCATCCGATAGTCTATGAGACATCAACGGCAACATAACCTCTATTATCACTGACTATATAAAGTGCCCTAGACCTGTCATCCGATAGTCTATGAGACATCAACGGCAACATAACCTCTATTATCACTGACTATATAAAGTGCCCTAGACCTGTCATCCGATAGTCTATGAGACATCAACGGCAACATAACCTCTATTATCACTGACTATATAAAGTGCCCTAGACCTGTCATCCGATAGTCTATGAGACATCAACGGCAACATAACCTCTATTATCACTGACTATATAAAGTGCCCTAGACCTGTCATCCGATAGTCTATGAGACATCAACGGCAACATAACCTCTATTATCACTGACTATATAAAGTGCCCTAGACCTGTCATCCGATAGTCTATGAGACATCAACGGCAACATAACCTCTATTATCACTGACTATATAAAGTGCCCTAGACATGTCATCCGATAGTCTATGAGACATCAACGGCAACATAACCTCTATTATCACTGACTATATAAAGTGCCCTAGACCTGTCATCCGATAGGCTATGAGACAATGTCACATCAACGGCAACATAACCTCTATTCATTATCACTGACTATATCCAGGACCCTagaatggacgtcaagttggttacctattccctattccctattcgttacctattccctattccctattcgttacctattcgttacctattccctagaCCCCAGTCACTCGATAGGCTATGAGACATCAACGGCAACATAACCTCTTCTATCAATGACTGTGTCCAGTGCGCTAGACCAGTCACCCGATAGGCTATGAGACATTAACAGCAACATAACCTCTAATATCACTGACTATATCCAGTGCCCTAGACCAGTCACACGAAAGGCTGTGAGACATCAACAGTAACATAATCTCTACTATCACTGACTGATCTACAATACATGTTAAATACATTTTACGAATATTGTGAAGAATGGAAAATGaaaatcaatacaaataaaactaaagtTTTAATCTTTTCGAGTGGCAGAATGCCAGCAATTTCAAGTTCACAGTTAATTGTAACGACATTGAAATTGTAAAAGACTacaaatatttaggtattttattTTCTAGAAGTGGAtcctttttatcaaataaaaaatatttaaaagaacaaGCCACAAAAgctatgtataatgttttaaaaaacagGTAGACAAAACAATTTGTCAATAGAATGTCAACTTGATTTATTTGACAAAATGgttttaccaatattgatataTGGATCAGAAATATGGGGTTTTGAAAATATAGATATACTTGAACGTGtacatttacaattttgtaaaatgattttacatttaaaacagtCTACTCCAAATTTCATAGTGTATGCAGAACTTGGCAGATATCCTATTACTGTGTCTGTAAAACTGCGAATGATTCAaattcagattcaatagtttatttacagtatatatcattttattttattctggtatcacctaagttggacaaaggtatacagaaaaacacattagtttacattacattgcatatatgtacatttgttgaggaagcattaaatatgagttttttacaacggtatgatcagtatagccgacaggttaacatcagagagaatccagtttttcatttataattctaataaGTTGGCACAATTTTCGAAGTTTAGatttctgtttttggttcataatagcattaaattttaaaacattcaagTTCGTTAGGTATTTCTTGTCAATAAGTAGTGTTCTATCTGTCAAGAGACTGCTGCATTCCATTACATAGTGGTATTCGTCACCTATAGCAACTCTGCACAACGGACACTTTCTCTGTTCTCGGGGAATGTTTTGCCATCTACCATTTTCAATTGGCAGTTTATGGTTCATTGTCCTAAACCGCGACATTGTTATTACATCTTTATCATCAAGTACATTAAGGTAGTGTTCGAAATTGTGTGATGTCTTGTATAGGCGATAATTCAGGGCTTTCGGCGAATCGTTTACCTTTCCTGACCATGACTGTGTAAACTGATCTTCTAGTCTTTGTTTAATTATCGATTTAATGTTAGGTGATGTGTTTTGGAATGACCATAAGTAAGAGAATCCACAATTGTCTAGAATACTTTTCATCTTGTCTAACGATCGCGATCGAAATGTTGTTTCTTGTGCTAACTTGAAAAGGTATCTAAACATTACAGCAGCGAGCTTACTTTCTTTACCGGTAATTAACTTTGTccaataagggacgacatcaaaagatcaatgtaagataaaaaacttaattcaaatagtttgggggtggggggttgaactgctgcaagatttggttatccgacattgatttttacatatatccatatgggtcaatcaatttttcccaaattaagttaatagggggggaggggggtcagtgaaaaaactatttgaattaagtttttttatccttcattgaacttttgatgtcgtccctaagataTAATTCTAGTTTTTATATCTATTTCTAGGGGATACAGACCCAGTTCTCCATAAATGAAGTCGTTTTGAGTAGATGGCTTAAGATGTAAAAGTAGCTTAAAAAATTTAGTTTGAACTCTTTCTAGTATATCTAAGTTTTCGTAACCCCATATTTCGCATCCATATAGCAGAATAGGTTTTACCAGTAAGTCAAACAAATCTACAtggcatttaattgataaattgtgaATTCTTCCCTTCCTTAAAACTTCGTACATTGCACTTGTTGCTTTGTCCTTTAgatgttgtttgcattgtttaaagctGCCTGTTTTGCTGAAAATAATTCCTAAGTAGTTAAAGAGTTTTACAGTTTCAATATGATGGTTGTTGAATCGGAAAAGTGGAGGGTTTGTAGTTCTTccttttgaaaaaattaagattttagtTTTAGCAACATTTACTCGCATCTTCCAGGTTTCGcaatactttttaaatttgttaagtgCATGTTGCAGTTGGTCAGGTGATTCTGCCATGATTACAGTGTCATCTGCGTAGagaattatgaataatttcattaaaGTTCCAAGTTTTTCTTCTATATCTTTACTTATTGTGTTCATACCTAAAACATTTTCCGAGATGAGATAGTCTTCTAGGTCATTCaagtataaagaaaataaaaacggTGACAGATTTTCTCCTTGTCTGACACCGATTTCACAAGCGAAAGGTTCACAAGTTTGACCATTATAGCTCAAGCTGGATTTAATATTCTGGTACATGCTAAAAATTCTCCTTGTCTGACACCGATTTCACAAGCGAAAGGTTCACAAGTTTGACCATTATAGCTCAAGCTGGATTTAATATTCTGGTACATGCTAAAAATAGTATTAAACATTTTCCCCTTTATATTGTTGTTCAACATTTTAAACCATAAGAAATTACGATTAACCGTATCGAAGGCCTTTTCAAAGTCTACAAATGCGCAAAATAGTTTCTTTTTTTAGTGTTGTAAAACTTCAATTAGAGAGTTCAGAAGAAACGCACAATCAATTGTTGAGTATTTTTTCTCGgaaaccattttgattttctttaagaAGAGATGTTTGTTCTGAGAATCTTTTAAGGCGTTCATTTAATACCGCTGTAAAGACTTTTCCGAAACAGCTCACAATAGTTATTGGTCTGTAATTTTTGGGGTTGCGTTTATCACCTTTGTTCTTGTAGACAGGTTTTATCATTCCTTGGACCCATTGTTTTGGGATTTTTCCGGAGTCGAAAACTAGGTTGTAAATTTTCACATATATGTCGATAAGAACATGAGCggatgtttttaaatattcattaatcAGTTTATCTTCGGCGCATGCTttgttatttttcagatttttcagCGCTTTAAGAATTTCATGTTTTGTAATTCTGCTATTTAACTCATCGTTTATTTCTTCGTGGGAAATAGTACTTTCAATTTGTTGCTCTTCTGTATCATCTCTCAGATCACTGTTTAACTCTTTGAAATATGAGACCAATTTGTCGAAATCAATCTTAGGCTGAGCTgtacttttgttttcatttagaaGTCGCCAAAATTCCTTAGCATCCTTTTGCTTTAGATCATCCATTTTCTTTCGGAAATCGCTTCTGTATTTCTTATGAGCtttattcattgtatttttatatctCTTCTCGGCATCTGTCACAAGTGCTCTGTGGAACGGTGACTTATTTTTATTTCGTTTCATCTTACGGAATTCTGACCTAGCGGCTTTGCAGTCATGGTCAAACCAtggtttattttttctatgttctgACTTCTTTCCTGCACTGACTTTAAACCCAAAAGTGTTTCCCGCTGAATTTATTAACACTTTGCCTATTTTACTGATTATCATATCTACTGTTTCTTGCGTCACTACTGTTGTGCCATCAATTTCAGAATTAATATTTTCTATTTCTGTAAGGTTCAAGCATTCTAAGAATTTGTATGATTTTTCATTAGtccaattgtttattttttgttcatttgttctaGTATCATCGCTACATTTTGTGCTGACTTCTTGATCTGTTTGTTTCAAGGATATCTCGATTGGGGAATGAACATCTGAATAGAGACTTGAAAAATCATGTACTTTAAAATCGgtaaaattttgaataagttCTGCGCTGCATAGGCAATAATCAACAACGCTTGAATTACGGCATGTGAACTTTCCATCTATGTCACCTAGAGTTCTCCCATTCATGATGAAGAAGTTATTTCCCTTGCAAAATTCTAGTAGTTGATTTCCAAACCTATTCTTGTTTTTATCTCTACTGTTCCTTTTGCGAGAGAAGTCATACTTGTCTAAATTGCAAACagcatttatttgtatatattttcaatatctacgACATGAGATTCACTATCgggaacaaatataaaatcatcctCGGACCCGGTTCTTGCGTTAAAATCACCAACGagtaaacattttgaaaacttatgtgatatttcaaataattccaTCTCAATTTCGTTTATTGCATCAATGGATGAATATGAAGTATATTCAGGAGGGATGTAAATAATTCCCAAAAGAATGTCATCTAATCTATTTATTACTTTCGATATTTTACACCACAAAACAAATTTACTTTCAGTTTTGATATATTCAATATTATCTTTGAGATGGTTTTTGTACGCTGTACAGCTAAACCCCCCGACCTTCTTTTGccaattttatttctgtttttataaatcaattcataTCCCTGTAATTGTATATCATCAATATCGTCTAGTTTTGTTTCTACAATGCCAGCAATATCCGTTTTATACAGCAGTTCCGTAAATTCAGGATATTTGAGTTTTGATTTAATTCCACAACAATTAATACAAGtaagatttaaataatttaactgatcattctgattttttgagGACTCTCTCGACCCGTCCTACATCGGCGTGGTTATGGTTTCCTCATTAATGGCGTCATTGTTTCCGGATTCCTGTCGGGACCTTTTAAAAGGGCGTTCATTTACAGTTTTGTTTCTATACGAATTTTGTTGGGCTTGACGTAGTAGAACATCCCTATATTCAGTGCCGTTTGGTTTTGTGTTGAGTGATACATGCGGTTTCCCattgatatataatttatctCTTACCAGTTTAACTTTTTTACCCTCCTTCTTAGCCTTCTTCATTACAGGGTAGAGCTCTTTccgttttctttcaatttcaatCGGGAATTGTTCGCTTATCCCAAATTGTTTCCCTTTCAGCTTGAATGTATTTTTAAGTACATCTTCAAGCTCATCTCTGTGGATAAATTTGGCTACAATAGGACGGGCTCCGTTCAGTCCGGGTTTTCCAAATCGATGAACGCTACCGAGATTTACTTTATACGGTATGTCCAGTTCGTTTAATAAAAAGTTCTGAATTTTCAATTGGCACGATTCTTCCCGCTGAAACGCTAACCCGGAGAATACTAGGTTATCGCTCATGCTTCTGCATTTTAGGTCTAACATATCGGCTTTTAATTCCTTAATGGCTATGCTTGAGGATGTTCCATTATCCTCCCCTATCGTCTCCATCCTGTCTTTTATTTGAGATATTTCTTCAGCATTTGCTGAATATTTGTCAACTATAGTATGAACGATCTGACCCATTTTTCAACACTTTCTTCAACTTTGCTATTTCGGTCTTGGATTTCGACAATTGTTTCCTCATTTGTCTGTACTCTTGTAGACAAATTTGACAGGCCTTCCTTTATACCATCGATTTTCTGTACTTCTTTCTCTATTTTCTCGATCCTATCCGTTAGAACTCGTAGCGACTTCAGGATTTCCATAAGGATAACTTTAGCATCTTTGTCATATAACAGGTTTCCCGATAATTCATCGTCGGTTTGTTGGGTATTTGCGGCCATTTTGACGTTGCTTTGGTTATCCGATTGTTTTCAATTGTTCCGACGTATAGTGACGTTATGACTATAGATACAAATTCCTTCTTGTTTTGCCTAAGTTTTTTGTAGAAAACGGTTTTAAGAGAATATGGCCAAATAAATCACACAAAGATCAGAGTTAATATCAAACGAAATCTTCTTACCGTTTTAAATCGTATATTTTAGTTGTTCGGCTGATTATAGTCAATCTTGTAGCGATTTTGTTCAAGAGCAAATTTTGCGTGCTGCTTCCTCAACAACGTACCGGAAGTCCTTccttattaaagtctcaccacatacaacatgattaaaacaagatacatgtacaattataaaattaattatacagtaaacatagttaaaacaattaaatacatgtatgtgccattcttaaaagaattatgagagactattaaaatacaaataatactttttcgttttataaaatactacaaatacagtagttaatgatataaaatactgtttctccttgttaaaatgttattgcaggttttggcaacaatattacaaatattggtatttttaaacatatatataaatttttcttcttcagacaagtttaaaaacatatcattatgacacaatatatcaataaaaagtgCATGTCTTAGATCTACATACAAGGGACaatttaaaagtacatgtttttcatcctctaaaatattacagttaaaacagactCTTTCGTCtagattttttctttcatatcgaccagtttcaatttttaatgGTGCTACACCACATCTAAACTTTGAAAAAGCACTACGATGGCGCTGTGGCATTTTCTGTAGCAAATATTGCTCAGTGTTATAAGtatgtttaaaaagtttatatgttCTCAATTTACAACCGGTACTATATGAAAAAATTCTTGTACACcagtcttttttatatttatcaaacattttctcTTCTAACTGAGATATACTAAAACTatcaagaaaattttcatttattttacaatatctttcaaaatcaaatgatttcaaCATCTCCATAACTTTGTAGCAccaattttttaatttacaactACCTTTCATCACTGaccatttaaaaactttataattaATTCTATTATTGTCCATTTTTGTACATTTGGACCAGTGTCTAAAAATATTTATCCACTGTTTAACACATGGTGGTTTCCAGCCTGATTAATTTCTGGAGTAGACTTCTTAATGGAAAAGAAAGTGAAATTTTTGCTGTATTATATAAActtgtattttatattataatgattaCGGAATAGACACTAAGTGGatatcatatattaaaaatatttttgataattgtggtaTGTCCAATATATGGAATGCACAGTTTGAggataaatgggtgtcaaaataTATTGAGCAAAAACTCAAAGATCAGTTTCAACAAGAATGCTTTGCATTTGTTGCAGAATCACCTAAAACTTTATGCTatcgtatttttaaaaataattttcaattggaaaaatatttttctgttttacctTACAAATTCATTTATACATTATGCAAATATAGATGTGGTAGTCACCACTTGCCGATTGAGTCTGGAAGGTGGCAGGGTTTACCGAGAGAAGACGGAATCTGCCGTCTCTGTGACTCAAACGACATTGGTGACGAGTACCATTATATTATGAATTGTGGATCTTTTATgtttgaaagaaagaaatttttacCTACATACTGCTGGTCTAACCCTAATATCTATAAGTTTGATCAACTGTTTAATTcatgtaatattgtaatattagaaaaactatgtaaatttatcaaggttataaatgtgaaagtcagtcctcaAAGTTAATATCATTGTATTGTTCACACATGCTTGTAAAAATTGTACCTTATagttatatttatgtatgttctctataactatgtaattgtagttttatgagaaataaagtattcgtattcgACTGTGTTCAGTTCGCTAGACCAGTCACCCGATAGGCTGTTACACATCAACAGCAACACAAGCTCCGCTACCACCGA contains:
- the LOC139515479 gene encoding uncharacterized protein yields the protein METIGEDNGTSSSIAIKELKADMLDLKCRSMSDNLVFSGLAFQREESCQLKIQNFLLNELDIPYKVNLGSVHRFGKPGLNGARPIVAKFIHRDELEDVLKNTFKLKGKQFGISEQFPIEIERKRKELYPVMKKAKKEGKKVKLVRDKLYINGKPHVSLNTKPNGTEYRDVLLRQAQQNSYRNKTVNERPFKRSRQESGNNDAINEETITTPM